A section of the Pseudorasbora parva isolate DD20220531a chromosome 2, ASM2467924v1, whole genome shotgun sequence genome encodes:
- the stk19 gene encoding serine/threonine-protein kinase 19 isoform X3: MTLFSRKLFNDSLPPVVLKHQLYSLHRDKTSVDKQLNELRASGELLMFQLGFDSEAFALVFAEDYRAKVRQGEAGRETLETVEKFLSKLTPGCSDLSFNKEKMLKEFLFTDSEITQLVKSGVLTVRDAGSWWLSIPNSGKFIKYFIKGRKAVLGMVKKSKYGEILKTELEGRRTTSQVKFQMKYHIHDIVGAELVECIQTTSGTLLRYVDGNIN; encoded by the exons ATGACACTGTTTTCACGCAAACTCTTCAACGACAGCCTGCCTCCGGTGGTCCTAAAGCACCAGCTGTACAGCTTACACAGGGACAAGACCTCAGTGGACAAGCAGCTG AATGAGTTGAGGGCGAGCGGCGAGCTGCTGATGTTCCAGCTGGGCTTCGACTCCGAGGCTTTCGCGTTGGTGTTTGCTGAAGACTACAGGGCCAAAGTGCGGCAGGGGGAAGCCGGTCGAGAAACGCTGGAGACGGTGGAGAAATTCCTGTCTAAGCTCACTCCCGGCTGCTCCGATCTGAGTTTCAACAAAGAAAAGATGCTGAAAGAGTTCCTCTTCACGGACTCTGAGATCAC GCAGCTGGTGAAATCGGGCGTCCTCACGGTGAGGGACGCGGGCAGCTGGTGGCTCTCCATCCCAAACTCCGGCAAATTCATCAAGTACTTCATTAAGG GCCGCAAAGCTGTTCTTGGCATGGTGAAGAAATCCAAATACGGTGAAATCCTGAAAACTGAACTTGAGGGACGGCGCACGACTTCACAGGTCAAATTCCAGATGAAGTATCACATTCATGATATAGTTggagcagagctagttgaatg caTACAGACAACATCAGGGACGTTATTACGATATGTGGACGGGAACATCAACTAA
- the stk19 gene encoding serine/threonine-protein kinase 19 isoform X2: MSRKRALIADTFCLPKRRAAGTEDSHDGAADIRSSLQKLMTLFSRKLFNDSLPPVVLKHQLYSLHRDKTSVDKQLNELRASGELLMFQLGFDSEAFALVFAEDYRAKVRQGEAGRETLETVEKFLSKLTPGCSDLSFNKEKMLKEFLFTDSEITQLVKSGVLTVRDAGSWWLSIPNSGKFIKYFIKGRKAVLGMVKKSKYGEILKTELEGRRTTSQVKFQMKYHIHDIVGAELVECIQTTSGTLLRYVDGNIN; the protein is encoded by the exons ATGAGCAGGAAGCGGGCGCTGATCGCGGACACCTTCTGCTTACCGAAGAGACGCGCGGCCGGTACCGAAGACAGTCACG ATGGAGCCGCTGATATCCGCTCAAGCTTGCAGAAGCTCATGACACTGTTTTCACGCAAACTCTTCAACGACAGCCTGCCTCCGGTGGTCCTAAAGCACCAGCTGTACAGCTTACACAGGGACAAGACCTCAGTGGACAAGCAGCTG AATGAGTTGAGGGCGAGCGGCGAGCTGCTGATGTTCCAGCTGGGCTTCGACTCCGAGGCTTTCGCGTTGGTGTTTGCTGAAGACTACAGGGCCAAAGTGCGGCAGGGGGAAGCCGGTCGAGAAACGCTGGAGACGGTGGAGAAATTCCTGTCTAAGCTCACTCCCGGCTGCTCCGATCTGAGTTTCAACAAAGAAAAGATGCTGAAAGAGTTCCTCTTCACGGACTCTGAGATCAC GCAGCTGGTGAAATCGGGCGTCCTCACGGTGAGGGACGCGGGCAGCTGGTGGCTCTCCATCCCAAACTCCGGCAAATTCATCAAGTACTTCATTAAGG GCCGCAAAGCTGTTCTTGGCATGGTGAAGAAATCCAAATACGGTGAAATCCTGAAAACTGAACTTGAGGGACGGCGCACGACTTCACAGGTCAAATTCCAGATGAAGTATCACATTCATGATATAGTTggagcagagctagttgaatg caTACAGACAACATCAGGGACGTTATTACGATATGTGGACGGGAACATCAACTAA
- the stk19 gene encoding serine/threonine-protein kinase 19 isoform X1 has protein sequence MSRKRALIADTFCLPKRRAAGTEDSHADGAADIRSSLQKLMTLFSRKLFNDSLPPVVLKHQLYSLHRDKTSVDKQLNELRASGELLMFQLGFDSEAFALVFAEDYRAKVRQGEAGRETLETVEKFLSKLTPGCSDLSFNKEKMLKEFLFTDSEITQLVKSGVLTVRDAGSWWLSIPNSGKFIKYFIKGRKAVLGMVKKSKYGEILKTELEGRRTTSQVKFQMKYHIHDIVGAELVECIQTTSGTLLRYVDGNIN, from the exons ATGAGCAGGAAGCGGGCGCTGATCGCGGACACCTTCTGCTTACCGAAGAGACGCGCGGCCGGTACCGAAGACAGTCACG CAGATGGAGCCGCTGATATCCGCTCAAGCTTGCAGAAGCTCATGACACTGTTTTCACGCAAACTCTTCAACGACAGCCTGCCTCCGGTGGTCCTAAAGCACCAGCTGTACAGCTTACACAGGGACAAGACCTCAGTGGACAAGCAGCTG AATGAGTTGAGGGCGAGCGGCGAGCTGCTGATGTTCCAGCTGGGCTTCGACTCCGAGGCTTTCGCGTTGGTGTTTGCTGAAGACTACAGGGCCAAAGTGCGGCAGGGGGAAGCCGGTCGAGAAACGCTGGAGACGGTGGAGAAATTCCTGTCTAAGCTCACTCCCGGCTGCTCCGATCTGAGTTTCAACAAAGAAAAGATGCTGAAAGAGTTCCTCTTCACGGACTCTGAGATCAC GCAGCTGGTGAAATCGGGCGTCCTCACGGTGAGGGACGCGGGCAGCTGGTGGCTCTCCATCCCAAACTCCGGCAAATTCATCAAGTACTTCATTAAGG GCCGCAAAGCTGTTCTTGGCATGGTGAAGAAATCCAAATACGGTGAAATCCTGAAAACTGAACTTGAGGGACGGCGCACGACTTCACAGGTCAAATTCCAGATGAAGTATCACATTCATGATATAGTTggagcagagctagttgaatg caTACAGACAACATCAGGGACGTTATTACGATATGTGGACGGGAACATCAACTAA